A single Methylosinus sp. H3A DNA region contains:
- the mbnB gene encoding methanobactin biosynthesis protein MbnB: protein MQIGFNFTLNGTLDMVRRMLRERQIDYCELLIDNFLNVPVKELADAFECPVGFHIMLSKFLENDRETLEKLAKQIRIFIDALQPVYVSDHLLRFAPNGRNLFYLGEIDYAQYDPVRNRVEQWQDMLGVQLHLENYPSIMDGGWEQPEFFRKLCRETGAGVLFDASNAVVARHNCGASLDAWNDVISSTRHFHVAGYGPSFLDPRVIVDSHDREMAPDTLEFLRSMRAAFDKPGSTITYERDFEIEYDSIAIDLERLREIFPHAEDTTNESLVACAG from the coding sequence ATGCAAATCGGATTCAACTTCACCTTGAACGGCACGCTGGACATGGTTCGGCGCATGCTCAGAGAGCGGCAGATCGACTATTGCGAGCTGCTCATCGACAATTTCTTGAATGTTCCGGTCAAAGAGCTGGCGGATGCGTTCGAGTGTCCGGTCGGGTTCCATATCATGCTGTCGAAGTTTCTCGAGAATGATAGAGAGACGCTCGAGAAGCTTGCCAAGCAGATTCGCATTTTCATCGATGCGCTACAGCCGGTCTATGTGTCCGACCATCTGCTGCGCTTTGCGCCGAACGGACGGAATCTCTTCTATCTCGGCGAAATCGATTACGCCCAATATGACCCCGTGCGCAATCGCGTGGAGCAATGGCAGGATATGCTCGGCGTCCAACTCCATCTCGAAAACTACCCATCCATCATGGACGGCGGATGGGAGCAGCCCGAGTTTTTTCGAAAGCTCTGCCGAGAGACCGGAGCGGGCGTCCTCTTCGACGCCTCCAATGCGGTGGTCGCCCGACACAATTGCGGCGCGTCGCTGGACGCTTGGAACGACGTCATCTCGTCGACGCGACATTTTCATGTCGCGGGATATGGGCCTTCGTTTCTGGATCCGCGAGTCATCGTCGATTCGCACGACAGGGAAATGGCGCCGGATACGTTGGAGTTCCTTCGCTCCATGCGCGCGGCATTCGACAAGCCGGGCTCGACGATCACATATGAGCGCGATTTCGAGATCGAATATGATTCGATCGCGATCGATCTCGAACGTCTGCGCGAGATATTCCCCCACGCCGAGGACACGACGAATGAGTCTCTTGTCGCCTGCGCCGGCTAG
- the mbnA gene encoding methanobactin produces MTIKVVKKEILPVIGRVQAMCACNPPWCGTC; encoded by the coding sequence ATGACCATCAAAGTAGTCAAGAAGGAAATCCTCCCCGTGATCGGCCGCGTTCAGGCCATGTGCGCGTGCAACCCGCCGTGGTGCGGCACCTGCTGA
- a CDS encoding pyridoxal phosphate-dependent aminotransferase, translating to MSDLIDVLEQPAPHSATARPQAKRRLGATPIYGSIPRSDGLCLDANEMRFPLPDEFLTRVAREISAIDFRHYPDATEIDALEAEIAANIGVRAENILLGVGSTEMLDLVCRAFGGPFDAVVVPTPTFPLYGHFAALNDKGFVTIPLDDAFALSTEVADKMTVVEGAKIFYVGNPNNPTGRALDRAAFERLAASTSDLLCLDEAYSAYAGVSYATDAIDRHNVIVAQSFSKIGLAGCRLGYLVASEPLIRELERASLPYRVNAMTACVARIFLEEAALFQPLIDQVKRERERLREELAAMPGFSPFRSEGNFLFCATPRAGASVAEELRERFRIFVKAFPPTSRIGKHLRITVGTPSENDALLEALASLSSAESRESSGLST from the coding sequence TTGTCGGACCTGATCGATGTTCTTGAGCAACCAGCGCCACACTCTGCGACGGCCAGGCCGCAAGCCAAGAGACGCTTGGGAGCGACGCCGATATACGGCTCGATTCCGCGGAGCGACGGCCTTTGTCTCGACGCCAATGAGATGCGTTTTCCTCTCCCGGACGAATTCCTGACGCGTGTCGCGCGAGAGATTTCGGCGATCGACTTTCGACACTATCCGGATGCGACGGAGATCGATGCGCTCGAGGCCGAGATCGCAGCGAATATCGGCGTGCGCGCCGAAAATATTCTTCTCGGCGTCGGCTCGACGGAAATGCTCGATCTCGTTTGTCGTGCTTTCGGGGGGCCGTTCGACGCGGTGGTCGTTCCGACGCCGACATTCCCGCTCTACGGGCATTTCGCCGCTCTCAACGACAAAGGCTTCGTCACCATTCCGCTCGACGACGCATTTGCCTTGTCGACGGAGGTCGCCGACAAAATGACGGTGGTGGAGGGCGCAAAGATATTTTATGTCGGCAATCCCAATAATCCGACCGGCCGTGCCCTGGATCGCGCCGCATTCGAGCGGCTCGCGGCGTCCACGAGCGACCTGCTGTGCCTGGACGAGGCATATTCCGCCTATGCCGGCGTCTCCTATGCGACGGATGCGATCGATCGCCACAATGTAATCGTCGCGCAATCATTTTCGAAGATCGGACTCGCGGGGTGCCGATTGGGATATCTCGTCGCATCGGAGCCGCTCATTCGCGAATTGGAACGCGCCTCGCTCCCTTACCGCGTGAATGCGATGACCGCATGCGTCGCGCGAATCTTTCTCGAAGAAGCCGCTCTGTTCCAGCCGCTCATCGACCAAGTGAAGCGCGAGCGCGAGCGCCTGCGTGAGGAACTGGCTGCGATGCCGGGCTTTTCCCCCTTTCGTTCGGAAGGCAATTTCCTCTTTTGCGCGACGCCGCGGGCCGGCGCGAGCGTCGCGGAGGAATTGAGAGAGAGATTTCGCATCTTCGTCAAAGCGTTTCCTCCGACCTCTCGGATCGGGAAACATTTGCGCATCACCGTCGGGACGCCGTCGGAAAACGATGCGCTCCTCGAAGCGCTCGCATCACTGTCGTCCGCCGAGAGCCGCGAATCTTCGGGTCTTTCGACATAA
- a CDS encoding DUF4189 domain-containing protein, giving the protein MTEPISLFHAHAHRPKRVRLGRSAAYILSTWILLISGASSDSRAESALALGRRDNGEWLTGSARGFSDPRGAARFAVYVCGGERSACTVVQSFHDGCAAVAASLDGSRYAAAIGDSLAHARDKADTECRAKDPCKIIETVCENDEGVDADAHRAGSATPFDPSMARYIESWRKCFKKPNSPTSIAAATNACAQALAFPQIPRSESDKIEAHRTRLSKALELSLPDTAAR; this is encoded by the coding sequence ATGACCGAACCAATCTCACTATTTCATGCTCATGCCCACAGGCCGAAGAGAGTGCGCCTCGGACGCAGCGCCGCATACATCCTATCGACGTGGATTTTGCTCATATCGGGAGCCTCTTCCGACTCTCGGGCGGAGTCGGCTCTCGCGCTCGGACGACGCGACAATGGGGAATGGCTGACGGGCTCCGCTCGCGGCTTTTCAGACCCGCGCGGGGCCGCGCGATTCGCCGTCTATGTCTGCGGCGGCGAGAGAAGCGCCTGCACGGTCGTGCAGTCGTTTCACGACGGCTGCGCCGCCGTCGCGGCGAGTCTCGACGGATCTCGCTACGCAGCGGCGATCGGCGACAGTCTCGCTCACGCCCGAGACAAAGCCGACACCGAATGCCGCGCGAAAGATCCCTGCAAGATCATCGAAACAGTCTGCGAAAATGATGAGGGCGTCGACGCGGATGCGCATCGCGCCGGATCGGCGACGCCCTTCGATCCGAGCATGGCGAGATATATCGAGAGCTGGCGCAAATGCTTCAAAAAGCCGAATTCGCCGACATCGATCGCCGCCGCGACTAATGCTTGCGCGCAGGCGCTCGCATTTCCACAAATTCCTCGCTCCGAAAGCGATAAGATTGAGGCGCATCGCACGCGATTGTCGAAAGCGCTGGAGCTGAGCCTCCCCGACACGGCCGCCCGATAA
- a CDS encoding RNA polymerase sigma factor: protein MTAKEKSVQQLYRDYAPRLRQFASRRLGWEESEDVVQEAYLRLVKEGAEKLTCPRAYLYRITANLVTDMHRRRKLRSAFTDAATPFDESVVLPIHSDTPNVAELHHYSSTFEQLSPLRKQIILLKVVDGATNAEIADRCGVSTRTVERHLTKARGDLRHSMAFQSSNPA from the coding sequence ATGACAGCGAAGGAGAAGTCGGTCCAACAGCTCTACCGGGACTATGCGCCCAGATTACGTCAATTCGCCAGCCGTCGGCTCGGTTGGGAAGAATCAGAAGACGTCGTTCAGGAGGCCTATCTGCGACTGGTGAAGGAGGGAGCCGAAAAGCTAACCTGCCCGCGCGCCTATCTATATCGCATCACCGCCAATCTCGTCACCGACATGCACAGGCGGCGAAAGCTCCGCTCCGCCTTTACCGACGCCGCGACGCCCTTCGACGAATCCGTCGTCCTTCCCATTCATTCCGACACGCCGAACGTTGCCGAGCTCCACCACTATTCCTCGACATTCGAACAGCTGTCGCCATTGCGCAAGCAGATCATCCTCTTGAAAGTGGTCGACGGCGCCACCAACGCCGAAATCGCCGACCGTTGCGGCGTATCGACACGAACGGTGGAAAGGCACTTGACCAAAGCCCGTGGCGATTTACGCCACAGCATGGCGTTTCAATCGTCGAATCCCGCATGA
- a CDS encoding TonB-dependent siderophore receptor — protein sequence MSDRILNGSKSAKGGMMSATAIASVMSAIAFGSNADRAEAHAQMSQREISEIVRSYDIPAGPISTALNSVADASGVRIVYDSRLTRSHRTRGLTGQHSLAEALSEVLSGTGLKYELSPNGKSVVIVLAQATEVRNDANPEGATPLPTIDIGHESNADRAGRRAGGAPQGPGDRMTGYKAENASSAMKMDTPLLKTPVAVQVVTRQLMDDQQAISVKDAIVTNVSSVQTTPGFSESYKIRGFSSNGNSYKNGLMEYRMRYLDTANLQSVEVLKGPAAILYGRVEPGGLIDLVVKRPLETPYYSVQQQNGSYGLTRTTVDATGPLTPDNVFGYRINGEFYHTYSYRDFVKDQNIFLAPTLSFRPTEQFRMNIDFEYQHRTWVDDYPVLPAIGSYPAPIPISRYLQTPLLTTTSPHEYDKKRVAYDWTYDFFPGWSLTNRMSYSTFDDSQINALGVTINQATGVLTRTLTNSTLGGGFHEFDFATNLDLKGKFETGPLSHSTLVGYDYLSTHMPMYTNIFAATSSINIYAPNYWTLDNPFAAPQYITQDQRWTGVYAQDMVSFFDDSVHVLLGGRYDWAETGSNKTVTSLAGALASYTTVYNKAFSPRVGLVYQPTPWLSLYGNFTRSFGLNNTTSLGVALPPQKGEQFEGGVKAELLDGRLTATLAYFDITKTNILTPDPTNASNSLVIGKARSRGVEFDLMGRIDDNWSVIANYTHDDVRTIQGALTYNPATLMTTQLAVAGNKLPGSPRNYGNLWVKYAADGELRGLSLGAGVTVVDDFFGDNANTLILPSYALLNGMVAYATEIAGYKVTAQLNVKNITDTIYYPTASSRTTIQTGTPRSFLGSLRWEF from the coding sequence ATGTCGGATCGGATTCTCAATGGAAGCAAGTCGGCGAAGGGTGGGATGATGAGCGCCACGGCCATCGCGTCCGTGATGAGCGCCATAGCGTTCGGCTCGAACGCGGATCGCGCCGAAGCGCATGCGCAGATGTCGCAGAGGGAAATCTCCGAGATCGTCCGCAGCTACGACATTCCGGCCGGCCCCATATCGACCGCGCTGAACAGCGTCGCCGATGCGAGCGGCGTCCGCATCGTCTATGATTCGCGCCTCACCCGTTCCCATCGGACCAGAGGACTGACCGGCCAGCACAGCCTCGCCGAAGCGCTTTCGGAAGTTCTGTCCGGAACCGGCTTGAAATATGAGCTGTCGCCCAACGGAAAATCCGTGGTGATCGTTCTCGCCCAGGCGACCGAAGTGCGCAATGACGCGAACCCGGAGGGCGCGACGCCGCTGCCGACGATCGACATCGGACACGAATCGAACGCCGATCGCGCGGGTCGTCGCGCTGGCGGCGCTCCCCAGGGCCCCGGCGATCGCATGACCGGGTATAAGGCCGAAAACGCGTCCAGCGCCATGAAGATGGACACGCCGCTGCTCAAAACGCCGGTGGCCGTTCAAGTGGTGACGCGGCAGCTGATGGACGATCAGCAAGCGATCAGCGTCAAGGACGCGATCGTCACCAATGTCAGCTCCGTGCAAACGACTCCAGGCTTTTCCGAATCTTATAAGATTCGTGGATTTTCCAGCAATGGCAACTCTTATAAGAACGGCCTGATGGAATACCGAATGCGCTATCTCGACACCGCTAATCTGCAATCGGTCGAGGTGCTGAAAGGTCCGGCGGCGATTCTCTATGGCCGCGTGGAGCCCGGCGGCCTCATCGATCTCGTGGTGAAGCGCCCGTTGGAGACGCCTTATTATTCCGTTCAGCAGCAGAACGGCTCTTATGGACTTACCCGAACGACGGTCGACGCCACCGGTCCGCTGACGCCGGACAATGTATTCGGATATCGGATCAACGGCGAATTCTACCACACCTATTCCTATCGGGATTTCGTGAAGGACCAGAATATTTTTCTGGCGCCGACGCTGAGCTTTCGTCCGACCGAGCAATTCCGGATGAACATAGATTTCGAATATCAGCATCGCACTTGGGTCGACGACTATCCCGTGCTGCCGGCGATCGGCTCCTATCCTGCGCCGATACCGATCTCGCGCTATCTTCAGACTCCGCTTCTGACGACGACCTCTCCGCACGAATACGACAAGAAGCGCGTCGCCTATGACTGGACCTATGATTTCTTCCCCGGTTGGAGCCTCACCAATCGGATGAGCTATTCGACATTCGACGACAGCCAGATCAACGCGCTCGGCGTGACCATCAATCAAGCGACCGGCGTTCTCACGCGCACATTGACGAACTCCACGCTCGGCGGCGGATTCCACGAATTCGACTTCGCGACCAATTTGGACCTCAAAGGCAAGTTCGAGACGGGCCCGCTATCGCATTCGACCCTCGTCGGCTATGATTATCTCAGCACTCATATGCCGATGTACACGAATATATTCGCAGCGACGAGCTCGATAAACATCTATGCTCCCAATTATTGGACGCTCGACAATCCCTTCGCCGCCCCACAATACATCACGCAGGATCAACGCTGGACCGGCGTCTATGCGCAGGACATGGTCTCCTTCTTCGACGACTCGGTTCATGTGCTGCTGGGCGGGCGCTATGATTGGGCGGAAACGGGCAGCAATAAGACCGTCACCTCGCTCGCCGGCGCTCTCGCTTCCTACACCACGGTCTATAATAAGGCGTTCAGCCCCAGAGTCGGCCTCGTCTATCAGCCGACGCCATGGCTCTCGCTCTACGGCAATTTCACGCGTTCCTTCGGCTTGAACAATACGACCAGCCTCGGAGTGGCGCTTCCGCCGCAAAAAGGCGAGCAGTTCGAAGGCGGAGTCAAAGCGGAACTCCTCGACGGTCGGCTGACGGCGACGCTCGCCTATTTCGACATCACAAAGACGAATATTCTGACGCCGGACCCCACCAATGCGAGCAATTCGCTGGTCATCGGAAAAGCGCGCAGCCGCGGCGTCGAATTCGATCTCATGGGCCGCATCGACGACAATTGGAGCGTGATCGCCAATTACACGCATGACGATGTGCGCACGATACAAGGCGCGCTCACCTATAATCCCGCCACGCTGATGACGACGCAGCTCGCGGTTGCCGGCAATAAGCTGCCCGGCAGCCCGCGCAACTACGGCAACCTCTGGGTCAAATATGCAGCCGATGGCGAATTGCGCGGTCTGAGCCTCGGAGCCGGCGTCACCGTCGTCGACGATTTCTTCGGCGATAACGCCAACACATTGATCCTGCCGAGCTATGCGCTGCTCAATGGCATGGTCGCCTATGCGACCGAGATCGCGGGCTACAAGGTGACCGCGCAGCTCAACGTCAAGAACATAACCGACACCATCTATTATCCTACGGCGAGCAGCAGGACGACGATTCAAACGGGAACGCCGCGCAGCTTCCTCGGCTCGCTCCGATGGGAGTTCTGA
- a CDS encoding FecR family protein encodes MPHARVAAGLAGLAFALLSYVFFDDAWIMLWAQARTGVAETRMVRLADGSRIELGPRSAISLDFDEGKRNVTLLRGEAWFDVAPDADRPFSVLIARGSVTALGTSFDISTTGERTEVTVAQHRVRVMAGGPAIIVDEGEQSAFGPGAAAVAPYRVQVDHVTAWRRGKLIFDDRPLTEVVSVLGHYLRGYILILDPSIRERRVSGVFDAAEPMAAISAIEKALGLRALDLGYIVVLTG; translated from the coding sequence ATGCCGCACGCTCGCGTCGCCGCCGGCCTCGCGGGGCTCGCTTTCGCCCTGTTGTCCTATGTCTTCTTCGACGACGCCTGGATCATGCTATGGGCGCAGGCCCGCACCGGCGTCGCGGAGACGCGGATGGTTCGGCTCGCGGATGGCTCTCGGATCGAACTCGGCCCTCGCTCGGCCATCTCGCTGGATTTCGACGAAGGCAAGAGAAACGTGACGCTCCTGAGGGGGGAGGCTTGGTTCGACGTCGCGCCGGACGCCGACAGGCCCTTCTCCGTTCTGATCGCCCGCGGCTCGGTGACGGCTCTCGGCACCAGTTTCGACATTTCGACCACAGGGGAACGAACCGAGGTCACAGTCGCGCAGCATCGCGTGCGCGTCATGGCGGGCGGCCCGGCGATCATTGTCGATGAAGGCGAACAGAGCGCTTTTGGGCCGGGCGCCGCCGCGGTTGCTCCATATCGGGTGCAGGTCGACCATGTGACCGCATGGCGGCGCGGAAAGCTGATTTTCGACGACAGGCCGCTCACGGAGGTTGTCTCCGTCCTCGGACATTATTTGCGCGGATACATTTTGATTCTCGATCCGTCGATCCGCGAGAGGCGTGTGAGCGGCGTGTTCGATGCGGCAGAGCCGATGGCCGCGATTTCCGCGATCGAGAAGGCCCTCGGCCTCCGGGCTCTCGATCTCGGCTATATTGTCGTGCTCACGGGATAA